The Mycobacterium avium subsp. avium genomic sequence GCACGTCATTGGGCCACTTCAGCCCGACCGCCACCCCCGCCGGCTGCAGCAACGGGGCCACCGTGTCGACCACGGCCACCCCGGTGGCCAGCGGCAGCCAGCCCCACCCGGCGGCCGGGACGTCGACGACGCTGACCCCGACCGACATGGTGACCTGGGCGCGCGGCGTGGCCGACCAGCCCCGGCCGTGCCGCCCCCGCCCGGCGGTCTGGTGCTCGGCGATCAGCACCGCCCCGGCGACGTCGTCGCCCGCCGCCGCGCGCGCCAGCAGGTCGGCGTTGGTGGAGCCGGTCTGCTCGACGACGTCGAGCCGGCGCCAGCCCAGCCCGGTGCCGATCAGTTCGGCGCGCAGCGCGGCCGCGTCCAACGGGGCTCGAAGCCGGTCTCGGTCGGTCACCGGACCCAGCCTAGAACTCACGGCCGGCGGTCGCGCATGTCCAGCACGGCCAGATGGCTGAACAGCATGCTGGTTCCGATCGGGTTGCCGCCGCCGGGATAGGTGGTGCCGCTGGGGGCGGCCATGGTGTTGCCCGCCGCGTACAGCCCTGGGATGGGCCGGCCGGCGGTGTCCAGCACGCGGGCCGCGGTGTCGGTGCGCAGACCGCCCTTGGTGCCCAGATCGGAGACGCCGAACGCGGCGGCGTGATACGGCGGTGTGTCGATGGGCACCAGCGGGGAGGCGCCCGCCGAGAAGGCCCGGTCGAACGCCTCGTCGCCCCGGCCGAAGTCCTCGTCGACGCCGGCGGCGGCAAACCCGTTGAACCGCAACACCGTTGCCGTCAGCCGCTGCGCGGGAACGCCGATCTTGGCGGCCAGCTCGGGCAGGCTGTCCGCGGTGTGCCACAAGCCGGCGGCGACGTATTTCTCGGTCTCGACGGGGGAGACGTTGGTCGCCTTCACCGGCGGCACCGCACCCTCCTTGTCGTCGTAGATCATCCAGTACGGCAGCCTGAGCGACCCGTCCCGCAGTTGGGCCAGGATCTGCCGGCCGGCCCGGTCGTAGGCCATGGACTCGTTGACGAACCGGTCGCCGGACTGGTTGACGAAGATGCCGCCGGTGAACCACAGCGCGAACGCCGAGCGGCCGTCGGGATGGGTCAGGCCCGGCGACCACCACGCCTGGTCCAGCAGGTCGGTGTCGGCGCCGACGGCGATGCCCGCCTGCAGCGCCAGGCCGCGACTTCCCGGGCCGCCCATGGTGTCTCGCGCCTGCCCCGGCACCCCGTAGGCGCGGCGCAAGTCCGGGTTGGCCTCGAAGCCCCCGGTGGCCAGCAGCACCCCGCGCCGGGCGCGGACGGCGCGGCGCTCACCGCCGGTCTCGACCACCGCGCCGACCACCCGGCCGTCGGTGCGCACGAGCTCCACCAGGGCGGTGTCGCGCCGCAGCGTGGCCGTCGGGAACTCGCCGATGGCCCGCAGGAATCGCGCAATCAGGGCGCGGCCCCCGAGGTAGTAGTCGGACGGCGGTTCGGCGCCGAGCCGGTCGGTGTCCAAGGGCCCGCGGATCAGCGTCCGGAATTCGGGGGCGGCGGCCACCGGCAGCGGCTTGGCGGCGATGTGGCGTTGGCCGTCCAGCCGCGCCTTGGGCGCCTTGCCGTAGTAGTCGGGCCAGGGCAACGGCACGAACGCCAGATGCGGGTCGGCCTCCAGGTATTCGATCAGCGGGGCCCCGCCGCGCACATAGGTTTCCTGCAGCTCGCGCGGGGTGCGGTCGCCGACCACGGCGTGGTAATAGGTGAGCGCGTCCTCGATGGTGTCGTCGGTGCCCGCGCGGATCAGCACCGGATTGCACGGGAACCAGACACCGCCGCCGCCCGAATAGGCGGTCGTGCCACCGAATTTCGACGTCGCCTCGACGAGCAGCACCTCGAGGCCCTCGCGCGCCGCGGTGTAGGCGCCGGTGACGCCGCCGGCACCGGATCCCGCCACCAGCACGTCGCACTCCGCGGTCCACTGCACCGTGCCCATAGTCAGCGCAGCCTATCCGCGCCGCTAAGCTCGTCTCCCATGACGAGCGTTACCGACCACACCGCCGAACCCGCCGCGGAACACTCCATCGACATCCACACCACCGCGGGCAAGCTGGCCGAGCTGCACAAGCGCCGCGAGGAGTCGCTGCACCCGGTGGGTGAAGAGGCCGTCGAGAAGGTGCACGCCAAGGGCAAGCTGACCGCCCGCGAGCGGATCCTGGCCCTGCTCGACGAGGACTCGTTCGTGGAGCTGGACGCGCTGGCCCGGCACCGCAGCAAGAACTTCGGCCTGGAGAACAACCGCCCGCTCGGCGACGGCGTGATCACCGGCTACGGCACCATCGACGGCCGCGACGTGTGCATCTTCAGCCAGGACGCCACCGTGTTCGGCGGCAGCCTGGGCGAGGTGTACGGCGAGAAGATCGTCAAGGTGCAGGAGCTGGCCATCAAGACGGGCCGCCCGCTGATCGGCATCAACGACGGCGCCGGCGCCCGCATCCAGGAGGGCGTCGTCTCGCTGGGCCTCTACAGCCGCATCTTCCGCAACAACATCCTGGCCTCGGGCGTCATCCCGCAGATCTCGCTGATCATGGGCGCGGCCGCCGGCGGGCACGTCTACTCCCCCGCCCTGACCGACTTCGTCGTCATGGTCGACCAGACCAGCCAGATGTTCATCACCGGGCCCGACGTCATCAAGACCGTCACCGGTGAGGACGTCACCATGGAGGAGCTGGGCGGCGCACACACCCACATGGCCAAGTCGGGCACCCTGCACTACGTGGCCTCGGGCGAGCAGGACGCCTTCGACTGGGTCCGCGACCTGCTCAGCTACCTGCCGCCCAACAACGCCACCGACCCGCCCCGCTACGCCGAGCCGCACCCGGCGGGGGCCATCGAGGACAACCTCACCGACGAGGACCTCGAGCTGGACACGCTGATCCCGGACTCGCCCAACCAGCCCTACGACATGCACGAGGTGATCACCCGGATCCTCGACGACGACGAGTTCCTGGAAATCCAGGGCGGTTACGCGCAGAACATCGTCGTCGGGTTCGGCCGCATCGACGGCCGGCCGGTCGGGATCGTGGCCAACCAGCCCACCCAGTTCGCCGGCTGCCTGGACATCAACGCCTCGGAGAAGGCGGCGCGGTTCGTGCGGACCTGCGACTGCTTCAACATCCCGATCATCATGCTGGTCGACGTCCCGGGCTTTCTGCCGGGCACCGGCCAGGAGTACAACGGCATCATCCGGCGCGGCGCCAAGCTGCTGTACGCCTACGGCGAGGCCACCGTCCCCAAGATCACCGTGATCACCCGCAAGGCCTACGGCGGCGCCTACTGCGTGATGGGCTCCAAGGACATGGGCTGCGACGTCAACATCGCCTGGCCGTCGGCGCAGATCGCGGTGATGGGCGCCTCGGGTGCGGTCGGGTTCGTCTACCGCAAGCAGCTGGCCGAGGCCGCGAAGAAGGGCGAGGACGTCGACGTGCTGCGGCTGCAGCTGCAGCAGGAGTACGAGGACACCCTGGTCAACCCGTACGTCGCCGCCGACCGCGGCTACGTCGATGCGGTGATCCCGCCATCACACACCCGCGGCTACATCGCCACCGCGCTGCGGCTGCTGGAACGCAAGATCGCCCATCTGCCCCCCAAGAAGCACGGGAACATTCCGCTATGAGTTCCGCCACGAGTGACGAAAACGGTTCGGCCGCAACAGAAGCCGCGCCGCACGAGCCGCACATCCAGATCCTCAAGGGTGAACCCACCATCGAGGAGGTGGCCGCGCTGGTCACGGTGCTGGGATGCGTCGGCGGCGCGCCGGAGCCCGAGCAGCCCGAGAAGACCCGCTGGGGTCTTCCGGTCGACCGGCTGCGCTTCGCGATGTCCAACTACCAGCGGCTGACCATGCAGCAGATGACGCACCTGAGGCGTTGACCCGCCTGGTGCTGGCCTCGGCCTCGGCCGGCCGGCTCAAGGTGCTGCGCCAGGCGGGGGTGGACCCGCTGGTCGTGGTGTCCGGGGTGGACGAGGACGCGGTGATCGCCGCGCTGGGGCCGGATACGTCGCCAAGCGCCGTGGTGTGCGCGCTGGCGACGGCCAAGGCCGACCGGGTGGCCGGCGCGCTTCAGGCCGGCGTCGCCGCCGATTGCGTTGTGGTCGGCTGTGATTCGATGCTGTTCATCGACGGCGGGCTGTGCGGCAAACCGGGCTCGGCCGACGCCGCGCTGCGCCAGTGGCGCCGCATCGGCGGGCGGTCCGGCGGGCTGTACACCGGGCACTGCCTGTTGCGGCTGCGCGACGGCGATATCACCCACCGCGAAGTCGAATCAGCTTGCACCACAGTGCATTTCGCCTCTCCCGCCGAGGCGGATCTGCGGGCGTACGTGGCCGGCGGGGAGCCGCTGGCGGTGGCCGGCGGCTTCACCCTGGACGGCCTGGGCGGCTGGTTCGTCGACGGGATCGACGGCGACCCGTCCAACGTGATCGGCGTCAGCCTGCCGCTGCTGCGGACCCTGCTGGCGCGGGTGGGGCTGTCGGTGTCCGCGCTGTGGGCGGCCGACTGACGTCCAACGTCGAGCCAAGGGACGCCCAACGTCGAGTTGTTGGGCCGAAAACCCGAAATTCCCGACAACAAGTCGACGTTGGC encodes the following:
- a CDS encoding FAD-binding protein, giving the protein MGTVQWTAECDVLVAGSGAGGVTGAYTAAREGLEVLLVEATSKFGGTTAYSGGGGVWFPCNPVLIRAGTDDTIEDALTYYHAVVGDRTPRELQETYVRGGAPLIEYLEADPHLAFVPLPWPDYYGKAPKARLDGQRHIAAKPLPVAAAPEFRTLIRGPLDTDRLGAEPPSDYYLGGRALIARFLRAIGEFPTATLRRDTALVELVRTDGRVVGAVVETGGERRAVRARRGVLLATGGFEANPDLRRAYGVPGQARDTMGGPGSRGLALQAGIAVGADTDLLDQAWWSPGLTHPDGRSAFALWFTGGIFVNQSGDRFVNESMAYDRAGRQILAQLRDGSLRLPYWMIYDDKEGAVPPVKATNVSPVETEKYVAAGLWHTADSLPELAAKIGVPAQRLTATVLRFNGFAAAGVDEDFGRGDEAFDRAFSAGASPLVPIDTPPYHAAAFGVSDLGTKGGLRTDTAARVLDTAGRPIPGLYAAGNTMAAPSGTTYPGGGNPIGTSMLFSHLAVLDMRDRRP
- a CDS encoding acyl-CoA carboxylase subunit beta, which encodes MTSVTDHTAEPAAEHSIDIHTTAGKLAELHKRREESLHPVGEEAVEKVHAKGKLTARERILALLDEDSFVELDALARHRSKNFGLENNRPLGDGVITGYGTIDGRDVCIFSQDATVFGGSLGEVYGEKIVKVQELAIKTGRPLIGINDGAGARIQEGVVSLGLYSRIFRNNILASGVIPQISLIMGAAAGGHVYSPALTDFVVMVDQTSQMFITGPDVIKTVTGEDVTMEELGGAHTHMAKSGTLHYVASGEQDAFDWVRDLLSYLPPNNATDPPRYAEPHPAGAIEDNLTDEDLELDTLIPDSPNQPYDMHEVITRILDDDEFLEIQGGYAQNIVVGFGRIDGRPVGIVANQPTQFAGCLDINASEKAARFVRTCDCFNIPIIMLVDVPGFLPGTGQEYNGIIRRGAKLLYAYGEATVPKITVITRKAYGGAYCVMGSKDMGCDVNIAWPSAQIAVMGASGAVGFVYRKQLAEAAKKGEDVDVLRLQLQQEYEDTLVNPYVAADRGYVDAVIPPSHTRGYIATALRLLERKIAHLPPKKHGNIPL
- a CDS encoding acyl-CoA carboxylase subunit epsilon: MSSATSDENGSAATEAAPHEPHIQILKGEPTIEEVAALVTVLGCVGGAPEPEQPEKTRWGLPVDRLRFAMSNYQRLTMQQMTHLRR
- a CDS encoding Maf family protein gives rise to the protein MTRLVLASASAGRLKVLRQAGVDPLVVVSGVDEDAVIAALGPDTSPSAVVCALATAKADRVAGALQAGVAADCVVVGCDSMLFIDGGLCGKPGSADAALRQWRRIGGRSGGLYTGHCLLRLRDGDITHREVESACTTVHFASPAEADLRAYVAGGEPLAVAGGFTLDGLGGWFVDGIDGDPSNVIGVSLPLLRTLLARVGLSVSALWAAD